From Melospiza melodia melodia isolate bMelMel2 chromosome 19, bMelMel2.pri, whole genome shotgun sequence, one genomic window encodes:
- the RAE1 gene encoding mRNA export factor RAE1 — MSLFGSTSGFGTGGTSMFGSTTADNHNPMKDIEVTSPPDDSISCLAFSPPTLPGNFLIAGSWANDVRCWEVQDNGQTIPKAQQMHTGPVLDACWSDDGSKVFTASCDKTAKMWDLNSNQAIQIAQHDAPVKTIHWIKAPNYSCVMTGSWDKTLKFWDTRSPTPMMTLQLPERCYCADVVHPMAAVATAERGLIVYQLENQPSEFRRIESPLKHQHRCVAIFKDKVNKPTGFALGSIEGRVAIHYINPPNPAKDNFTFKCHRSNGTNTSAPQDIYAVNGIAFHPVHGTLATVGSDGRFSFWDKDARTKLKTSEQLDQPISACCFNHNGNIFAYASSYDWSKGHEFYNPQKKNYIFLRNAAEELKPRNKK; from the exons ATGAGTCTGTTCGGATCCACGTCGGGGTTCGGTACCGGCGGTACCAGCATGTTCGGCAGCACCACAGCCGATAACCACAACCCCATGAAG GATATTGAAGTAACATCTCCACCTGATGACAGCATATCTTGTTTAGCATTTAGTCCACCAACCCTGCCGGGTAATTTCCTCATTGCAGGATCGTGGGCAAATGAT GTTCGCTGCTGGGAGGTTCAGGATAACGGACAGACAATTCCAAAGGCTCAGCAGATGCACACGGGGCCTGTACTCGATGCCTGCTGGAGTGAT GATGGGAGTAAAGTATTTACTGCTTCATGTGATAAAACTGCCAAAATGTGGGATCTCAACAGTAATCAAGCAATTCAGATTGCACAA CATGATGCTCCTGTGAAGACCATCCACTGGATTAAAGCCCCAAATTACAGCTGTGTGATGACAGGAAGCTGGGATAAAACTTTGAAG TTCTGGGATACCCGCTCACCAACTCCCATGATGACtctgcagctccctgaaaggTGTTACTGTGCAGATGTG GTTCATCCTATGGCAGCTGTGGCCACTGCAGAAAGGGGTTTGATAGTTTATCAGTTAGAGAACCAACCTTCTGAATTCAGAAGAATAGAATCTCCTCTGAAACACCAG CATCGCTGTGTTGCTATTTTCAAAGACAAAGTGAACAAACCAACTGGATTTGCCCTTGGAAGCATTGAAGGCAGAGTAGCTATTCATTATATCAACCCCCCAAACCC TGCAAAAGATAATTTCACTTTTAAATGCCATCGCTCCAATGGAACAAACACATCAGCACCTCAGGACATCTATGCT GTTAATGGGATTGCATTCCACCCTGTGCATGGTACTCTGGCCACAGTGGGCTCTGATGGGAGATTCAGCTTCTGGGATAAAGATGCACGGACAAAGCTAAAAACCTCAGAGCAGCTGGACCAGCCAATATCTGCTTGCTGTTTCAACCACAATGGCAATATATTTGCTTATGCTTCCAGCTATGATTGGTCAAAG GGTCATGAATTCTATAATCCACAgaagaaaaattacatttttctgcGAAATGCAGCAGAAGAGCTGAAGCCCAGGAATAAGAAGTAG
- the SPO11 gene encoding meiotic recombination protein SPO11 produces the protein MEEHSLCPTETPAGNKASFRETSLAAQESHVPSSEVLEAIENVIQGVVQSLAQKKPPVLTVANRADWRNIEFKDSVGLQMIPGCTTKQIRSDCPQSARRFALTLKILSMIYKMVQSNTYATKRDIYYSDTLLFGSQSVVDQIINDISCMLKIPRRSLHVLSTTKGFVAGNLSYTEEDGTKVNCTCSATAVTVPSNVQGIKNLTSHAKFILIVEKDATFQRLLDDDFFSKVSPCIMITGRGIPDLNTRLLVRKLWDSFQIPIFTLMDADPHGVEIMCVYKYGSVSMSFEAHHLTVPSIKWLGLLPSDLKRLNICKDALIPFTKQDENKLASIQKRPYIACQPLWKKELEIMAASKLKAEIQVLTTVSADYLSRVYLPNKLQFGGWL, from the exons ATGGAGGAGCACAGCCTGTGTCCCACTGAAACTCCAGCTGGGAACAAGGCCAGCTTCAGGGAAACAAGTCTGGCTGCTCAGGAGAGCCACGTCCCCag TTCTGAGGTTCTTGAAGCAATAGAAAATGTTATCCAAGGTGTCGTTCAAAGCCTggcccaaaaaaaaccacctgtTCTCACAGTGGCCAACAGAGCAGACTGGAGGAACATAGA ATTTAAAGATTCTGTAGGTCTACAGATGATACCAGGTTGTACTACAAAACAAATAAGAAGTGACTGCCCTCAATCAGCAAGAAGATTTG ctctgaCACTCAAAATATTATCAATGATCTATAAGATGGTGCAGAGCAACACTTATGCAACTAAAAG AGATATATATTATTCAGATACTCTCCTGTTTGGTAGCCAAAGTGTTGTGGACCAAATAATCAATGACATTTCTTGCATGCTTAAGATACCCCGGAGAAGTCTGCATGTG CTGTCTACAACTAAAGGTTTTGTTGCTGGTAATTTAAGTTACACTGAGGAAGATGGTACAAAAGTGAATTGTACCTGCAGTGCAACA GCAGTCACTGTGCCATCTAATGTTCAAGGAATTAAAA ATTTAACCTCACATGCCAAATTTATATTAATTGTAGAAAAAGATGCAACTTTCCAGAGACTCCTGGATGATGACTTCTTCAGTAAAGTGTCCCCATGTATCATGATCACG gGAAGAGGCATACCAGATCTTAATACACGACTTTTGGTCAGGAAGCTGTGGGATTCTTTTCAAATTCCTATTTTCACCCTTATGGATGCAGATCCACATG GTGTAGAAATAATGTGTGTCTACAAATATGGATCTGTG TCCATGTCCTTTGAGGCCCATCATCTCACTGTTCCCTCTATCAAGTGGCTTGGTCTCCTTCCATCTGACCTCAAGAG aTTAAACATATGCAAAGATGCCTTGATTCCATTTACAAAGCAAGATGAAAATAAGTTAGCAAGTATTCAGAAGAGACCTTACATTGCTTGTCAGCCACTGTGGAAAAAAGAG cTGGAAATTATGGCAGCATCTAAACTGAAGGCTGAAATTCAAGTTTTAACTACTGTCTCAGCAGATTACCTCTCCAGAGTCTATTTACCAAACAAACTGCAGTTTGGTGGATGGCTGTGA